Genomic segment of Bicyclus anynana chromosome 7, ilBicAnyn1.1, whole genome shotgun sequence:
TACAGATTTCATATATAATCTGAGGTGTTAACGTGGACTTATCAAATTAAAGTACGAATAGGTGCATTGACGACCTTCAAGTGGGCTGAAGTTAAAAAATAAGATCATGTTGttgcaataattttatttgcgatacttaattcaatttattacaTGTAACATAATCTCATGTGGCAACCGAATGATTGCACATTAATAAGCAATTTTTTTATCACACATGTTTCACCTACTTCTAtaggtatttttgttattttaaggtTCTAGAAGCATGGACTTCTAGTTAGGTAATATGTAGAGTTTCTAGCCAAACGATGAATGATTGTTATCCAATAAGTGCCTCCCGGAACACGGCAAACCCTCACCATAACGGTTTTATAACAATGATTCATAAAATGGTCGATTTTATTGTCATCCTAAATCATTTTATTGAGACGAATGATTTGAACCGGATCGCGACGCGTCAAGGCGTAAAATCGGTGTAGAAAGTGATCACTTTTCTTTCTACTTTAAAAGAGGCGGTGCGACCTCTTGCCCGCCATTGCTGCCTCGATTAAGAGCGATAATATGGATTGCTACACCTTGGTAAGTGtttttatgtaatgttttttgttACTTGTGACGTTTCGCAAATTCCGATCCGGTTTTTGATTTGTAGGGAATGGAACGTACGATTTGCACGATTGGGAACCGTATACACTGTTAGTCTTACTGTCaacaaaatataacttaatttttttaaagaacgcAACGGATTTATTGCGGTTAAATTGAACTTTTGCCGACTCTACAAACTTGTAAGTCATGTAGACAGTTTCCGCAAACTGTTATTGGCGGAAAATTATAGAGTAATGCGACCATTACTGTAGGTAGTAATTCTAATGGATGATATAAGGTTGTCGATGATACAACAACACAAAACTATActgtgaaattattaaaaacgtgtttttagttaatattttgtaacataCTAAAGGAGGATAAATATAAGACGAAACATAAAAATATGCTTCCAAAATTAGTATGATTAgtaattatattgtaatataataaagatcttgaaatttactaaattataaaactatGAAGTAGCTGAAGGCAAGAAAGAGTATTAAGAGAAACAAATTATAAAGCCTGTAAACCTAATACTGCAAACTACATTAAAAGCAAAAGGTAAATTCGACTCATcgttgaagtcgattaaaagaTATCCAATTACCTATATATACGTACCCGGTCAAAATAACGAATCGTTTTATACATTATTCGTCAAAATTAGATAAATAGTTTTCCGCGATAACAAATAGCCTATGTTCTGTTCCAAGGTCCTATATATCTCTTGGATACTCTTGGATTTTtaattgatgataatgatgattcattTTTCATCCAAATCAGATTAGTTATTATGTCGTTTATGTATTGACATGTTTGTTAGTATGGATATCAAGCCCGCAAGTAAACAGTTGGtaaaacaatgtatttttaccattttactaatttaaaaaaaaactttaatacataattttacttCGTTTTCATCTTATATCTTACCTAATGTTCGGAAGTAGACATCATGTAATGCATTGTaacgattttattatattacaaacacAATTATATTGCACGACGCGGTGCAGCCGCGTGACTCTAATGTGATAATAAACATATGCAATGAAAGCGAAAGGAGACGTACTTCTATGTTATACGAGATTGGGCCTGAATGAATTGTTTATTATGACATTTAGATGCTGGCCACTCAATGTAAAAcctctttttataaattaataatcatcatcgtcatcatcattaattacccataatattcggctcactgttgagcacgagtctcctctcagaataagtggccttagtccaccacgctggtccagtgcagattagcagacttcactcGAAGAGAATTAggcaaattctcaggtatgcagatttccttacgatgtttttctgtcaacgtttgagacacgtgctatttcttaaaatacacaaaactgaATAGTTTATCTACTgaaggcagaggtgatatccactgagctatatagaaatcaaaattcattgatttcggaaaaataaaactaagatAGTCCGTCTGGTGATACGTAACATTTTTGCAAtattatgttgataataattatttttaattttgtattttcagaTTAGCCTTGCTTGTACGTTCATGCTCGTATCAGGATGGTCTTTTCCATTCTATCCAGTACATCGAGTACCTCAAGCACGAGTCACCAGATTTGCAGCATTACCTCACCCTCATAGATTACCCAGTAAGTAATTATAACTTATCCATCAATTTTCTTTTGTTAAGAGTAACATGTAAATCCACaaaccttttggtttctacacgacatcgtatcagaacgttaaatcgcttgatggtacgtctttgccggtaagataACTaagcacggccgaagcctgccaccagtcagaactggaccaattaagaaaacctcaatcggcccagccggggatcgaacccaggacctccgtttgtaaatccactgcgcattccaatgatctttaaaatcttaatcacagcgttgaaaaaactgattcaagatagaaaatttgtaaaaatccgaaaaatataactttatattattcaaattagttttaattagctGGTGTATCATATGCGTTTTATCCGTTAATTACGAGACACTGTATATACCAAAGACTACGTATAAAATGGCCAAACAGAAGATCACAAAAACTCACAGTTTAATCGAAGATAAATCAATTTACCGTCTTTAAAATTTCATGGACTTTGAAAATTCATTAAAGCAGCTTAAAAAggattattaaaacaatttagaTTCTTAGGCTAAACAGAACATCTGAGATTTCAATGGAAACGTTTAGTTTCATCATACTTAGGTATCGTTAGACGATCTATGCTCAGTTTTGCTAAATCTCTTGGTAAATTCAAAGATGCATTGGAATTTGGCCTTGACACTCTTAATTAACGGTCTTCAACAAAGAATTTATCTGCAAGATCTAGATGAAGTAGCAATGATCTTAGTTAATGGCGTATGCAAGTAGAATAGCTAAGCtacaaaaaagtattatttgccAATTAAGTTTATCCCTTATATGGTTTAGTGAATTttcaagacggaagtcctgccGCCTCTGGCTGGGCcatttgaggttttcttaattggtccaggtctggctggtgggaggcttcagccgcggctagttaccaccctaccgacaaagacgtaccgccaagtgattaagcgttccagtacgatttcatgtacaaaccgaaaggtgtgtggactTTCATCATCCTCCTCCATAGGTTGGCTTGCTTCCATCTGAGATTGTATCATCCaccaggtgagaatgtagtcaagggctaacttaaaaagaataataaaaaaaatatgtttcatatttcatttttgCGTATGGCAACACTTTTAACATTgtcgattttttattttcagttagaCAACAGCAAATAAGGCAACAAGTAAACCCAAAACCTGTACCACTCAATCATGATTATGAATATTACGACGACGAAGACGATCACAACCATGAAAATTATCATAATCACAAAAATGGTCATAATCACAAAAATGATCATAATCACAAAAATGATCATAATCACAAAAATGATCATAATCATAAAAATGATCACAATCACAAAAATGATCATAATCATAAAAATGATCACGATCACAAAAATGATGACGAAGATACCGGTGCTGTTATAGGACCCGTCCACACTTTTGTTAAAACAGACAAGAATGCCAACTATAAGTGGGGAGTGAGACATCACATAGGAAATAATCGCAAATCATAGCGAAGCAtttcaaatttttgttttataatttatttgaatttagttATAGATTTTTGTCTTGTATTTTTACTAAATTGAGGTACCACGGGTTTTGTAGTTCctattttattataagcttAAAATTGATTACTTATatagtttttgtatttattaatgaagataatacttaaataggctaaacttattataaaaataaaatataaggaaatataactacaactacaaaattaaaataaattaaaattaaaactaatacctagaaatatttatcaaattttgccgcccttggtagggtgcccatcacgcaggcagcattcctgcactgaattgcgattgaaattcttatatagtttttatttttattagttctaAATATTTTGATGATAAAAATCTGTTTTGTTAATggtcaattttaatatttagctAAGCgagctttataattattattattgaaataataaatataggtaatcAGATTAGAAGTGTAGGCcgaatttgtaatttttagtaataGATATCGTCATTATTTGATGCCTGGAGTAGACACATTGCTAAAATAGTCcttgatttaaaatataaattacacaaCTAGGAAAAGCGTATAATACTCGTACTTGTAATAAAAGTCAGCCAGCAGGAGTTGAATTACAAGAGATATGCAATTTATAACATTGGGACAACAAGGACATAGCTTCCTTTCTCCTTTTGTGGTGTAACTAAATATATGAAACAAGATCTATATTAAACAGTGCCTAATTGTTAATTCCGTTACCTGCTACAAAACaatgtatgaaataaaaaaaatgtagatttGTCTGTTTATTATAAACATCACTGTTTAATTAATTGACCAGTTTTTATTCGTTATTCTTATAAATTAGGTTAA
This window contains:
- the LOC112045228 gene encoding protein catecholamines up; its protein translation is MDCYTLISLACTFMLVSGWSFPFYPVHRVPQARVTRFAALPHPHRLPIRQQQIRQQVNPKPVPLNHDYEYYDDEDDHNHENYHNHKNGHNHKNDHNHKNDHNHKNDHNHKNDHNHKNDHNHKNDHDHKNDDEDTGAVIGPVHTFVKTDKNANYKWGVRHHIGNNRKS